One Pseudomonadota bacterium DNA segment encodes these proteins:
- a CDS encoding ABC transporter permease — protein sequence MSGAVRARVGPTRWIAGLWLVVIAGGALTADLWPLADPTAMALGDRRALPTPSHPLGTDSFGRDLLSRVLHGGRVSLAVAVFCPLLGLVVGGGLGVLAAYLGGWMERLTRLFTDTLLAVPALLIAMLLAVSIGGSVTTLVWTLGLLSTPVFARVARVRAGVVTQLPYVDAARSLGAGHLTVLRHHVLPNVLPALLTLATLVAAVVVVLEGALGYLGLGVSPPTPSWGGMIAEGRASLETRPHICLVPASAMVLTVMALNLIGDAANASGGHARRA from the coding sequence GTGAGTGGCGCGGTGCGAGCCCGCGTTGGCCCCACCCGGTGGATCGCCGGCCTGTGGTTGGTGGTGATCGCCGGGGGGGCCTTGACCGCCGATCTCTGGCCCCTGGCCGATCCCACCGCGATGGCCCTCGGCGACCGGCGAGCCCTGCCGACGCCGAGCCATCCCCTAGGCACCGACAGCTTTGGCCGAGACCTGCTGAGCCGTGTCCTGCACGGCGGCCGGGTCTCCCTCGCGGTGGCCGTGTTCTGCCCGCTACTGGGGCTGGTCGTGGGAGGTGGCCTGGGCGTGTTGGCTGCCTATCTTGGGGGATGGATGGAGCGGCTGACGCGGTTGTTCACCGACACGTTGCTGGCCGTGCCCGCCCTGCTCATCGCCATGCTGCTCGCCGTATCCATCGGGGGATCGGTCACGACCCTGGTGTGGACCTTAGGTCTACTCAGCACGCCGGTGTTCGCTCGCGTGGCGCGGGTGCGCGCCGGGGTGGTCACCCAACTGCCCTACGTGGACGCCGCGCGCTCGCTCGGCGCGGGCCATCTCACGGTGCTTCGCCACCACGTGCTCCCCAACGTGCTGCCGGCGCTGCTCACGCTTGCCACGCTGGTGGCGGCCGTGGTGGTCGTGCTGGAGGGCGCCCTGGGATATCTGGGCCTCGGGGTCAGCCCGCCCACGCCGAGTTGGGGGGGCATGATCGCAGAGGGGCGAGCCTCCCTAGAGACTCGCCCCCACATCTGCCTGGTGCCGGCGAGCGCGATGGTGCTCACCGTGATGGCCTTGAACCTGATCGGCGATGCGGCGAACGCGTCTGGCGGACACGCACGCCGCGCCTAG
- a CDS encoding class I SAM-dependent methyltransferase, producing MEVVTTYEPYAQEPEYIGANKALLETIELGPVRRVLDLACGTGLMTDLLMQLKPGIAVNGIDLSGESLAIGRRQLREKGLLVESQEDLDAAAAEGRSAMFMVEGSAMDLDHFADNTFDMCMIGNAIHLMPDKDQFVRNVYRVLKPGAPFTFNSVFFTGTFGEGSEPVYKEWMMGAVNLLMEKNAELIKEGKPAIKRKRGTAGKAFDKDWKTPEGWAGVLEQAGFDVERVYKRPIPIDQRGLELVGAYGGLAEVLMSGYPVDVSSECLQYAVGPAFEKMGVTEVMRYWLEVTGVKK from the coding sequence ATGGAAGTTGTAACTACTTACGAACCGTACGCGCAGGAGCCGGAGTACATCGGGGCCAACAAAGCCCTGCTCGAGACCATTGAACTCGGTCCGGTAAGGCGCGTGCTCGACCTCGCTTGTGGCACGGGCCTGATGACCGATCTGCTGATGCAGCTCAAGCCCGGTATCGCCGTCAATGGCATCGACCTGTCCGGTGAGTCCCTCGCCATCGGCCGCCGCCAGCTGCGCGAGAAGGGCCTGCTGGTCGAGTCGCAGGAAGACCTCGACGCTGCCGCCGCCGAAGGGCGCAGCGCCATGTTCATGGTGGAAGGCAGCGCCATGGACCTGGATCACTTCGCCGACAACACCTTCGACATGTGCATGATCGGCAACGCCATCCACCTGATGCCGGACAAAGACCAGTTCGTGCGCAACGTGTACCGCGTGCTCAAGCCCGGTGCGCCGTTCACCTTCAACTCCGTGTTCTTCACCGGCACCTTCGGCGAGGGCAGCGAGCCGGTGTACAAGGAGTGGATGATGGGCGCCGTGAACCTCCTCATGGAGAAGAACGCGGAGCTGATCAAGGAAGGCAAACCCGCCATCAAGCGCAAGCGCGGCACGGCGGGCAAGGCCTTCGACAAGGATTGGAAGACGCCTGAGGGCTGGGCCGGTGTGCTCGAGCAGGCAGGCTTCGACGTGGAGCGCGTCTACAAGCGTCCGATCCCCATCGACCAGCGCGGCCTCGAACTCGTGGGCGCCTACGGCGGTCTCGCCGAGGTGCTGATGAGCGGCTACCCCGTCGATGTGTCCAGTGAGTGCTTGCAGTACGCCGTCGGCCCCGCCTTCGAGAAGATGGGCGTGACCGAGGTGATGCGTTACTGGCTGGAAGTGACCGGCGTCAAGAAGTAG